The following proteins come from a genomic window of Larimichthys crocea isolate SSNF chromosome III, L_crocea_2.0, whole genome shotgun sequence:
- the LOC104920353 gene encoding ubiquitin-associated protein 2 isoform X2, with protein MMTSVVSNQARGTRDRTLPTTTQTTQPQKQIQATAEQIRLAQMIYDKNDADFEDKVKQLIEVTGKTQDECMVALHDCNEDVNRAINFLLESTSDTNSWETVGKKRSLGKEGGPSEIKESREKRGGERETSRGRGGSNRRGRGISRGREGRIEENGFEVAPGERGGDRGRRGRGRGAGGRGRGRAAAGNRFSSQGMGTFNPADYTANSGARQETWEGDGNEPAEGTGTWGGNLEDWTSEDWNEDLSETKVFTASSAPANHVTPGHNVDLTGLLPKAGVGVPGSVDSDLGAIVDGPSAEDLGQSLVFTNSHHNGRTATHSYAHATANSYAHAASAGTTYAHAALSSVLGSGFGSLNAPKHSPASDMRTPDQLNGPRLGQRASQTLATTSNSAVSKDAGPPPMQNPVPACSPSVEAKAQRVDNGPVTAQHLEMKLQPEPSAVLSQLAQRQQSSILSTTEPLGMSQLHAPQVPTPPGHESSMAPVRDGASPGMKLSGMEPPITEPPQRQLKTQRRRVPPPTKIPSSAVEMPGSADISGLNVQFGALDFGSEAASGSVDMAQAESVREQAPAQASAPAAMPVPTAVPTQQPQSSLFSKPGSMSEHMSSLPPLPSAVSDPSFPSPSLGLPSATPSPSLGLPSAATPPSSTAPTAASRVDNSGPRSLPPHLGFSQSKDVPSAAALTNGYSGMKTQSTQDTTSSTSRTVKTDSPIMTSDSGPSHHIPSPAVTPSHSTPIPSLSSHVTNTHSSGSALTTSSSLTISNEESSGSGNLHAFSTSSSSQAVNPSPSVPQAVSSSTTNGLHPSGAPGLTPNGTNTTLSAAGGRPAPLLTNTSGKAPPNLAQGVPPLLANQYIMGPGGLLPAYPQIYGYEDLQMLQSRLPMDYYGVTFPGTTATMPGRDGLANNPYSGEATKFGRNDSSSPAPPTSLSTAGVQSQPQQAPQAGTQGQGQGQSQGQQTQNQAFLNPPLPPGYGYTGLPYYAGVPGVPSAFQYGPTVFVPPASAKQPAMGLANPSNQYHQQHQPSYGQHAYGTAFDDLSQAHGEYNKGGYGGSAQSQAKSAGSGPGKAPGLSGSGTSGGVPDMGGSIYSKTQSFDKQGFHTGTPPPFSLPSALGGTGPLNPGGAPGYAPAPFLHILPPHQQPHSQLLHHHLTQDGQGGPGQRSQSSSMQQKTQGSKSSYGSSPYWAN; from the exons atgatgaCTTCAGTGGTCAGCAATCAAGCCCGGGGGACTCGGGACAGAACGCTGCCCAccaccacacaaacaacacagccaCAGAAACAGATACAG GCCACAGCAGAACAGATTCGTTTAGCCCAAATGATCTACGACAAAAATGATGCTGACTTTgaagacaaagtcaaacag CTGATTGAGGTAACTGGCAAGACTCAAGATGAGTGCATGGTAGCCCTGCATGACTGCAACGAAGATGTAAACAGAGCCATCAATTTCCTGCTGGAGAGCACCTCTGACACA AACTCCTGGGAGACTGTGGGGAAGAAGCGGAGCCTTGGCAAAGAAGGGGGACCCTCAGAGataaaagagagcagagagaagagaggaggagagagggagaccaGTCGTGGACGCGGGGGCTCCAACAGGAGGGGCAGAGGCATCAGCCGAGGGCGTGAAG GTCGGATAGAGGAGAATGGGTTTGAGGTGGCtcctggagagagagggggagaccGTGGACGTAGGGGGCGAGGCAGAG GGGCAGGGGGTCGCGGTAGAGGAAGAGCAGCTGCTGGTAACAGGTTCTCCTCCCAGGGAATGGG caCCTTCAATCCTGCTGACTACACGGCTAATTCTGGAGCCCGCCAGGAGACCTGGGAAGGGGATGGCAACGAACCTGCTGAGGGAACTG gAACATGGGGAGGCAATCTGGAAGACTGGACTTCAGAAGACTGGAATGAGGAT TTGTCTGAGACCAAAGTATTCACTGCCTCTTCTGCTCCAGCAAACCACGTTACACCTGGACACAA TGTGGACTTGACTGGCTTACTGCCTAAGGCTGGAGTGGGTGTACCGGGTTCTGTGGACTCTGACTTGGGGGCGATAGTTGATGGCCCCTCAGCTGAGGATTTAGGCCAAAGCCTGGTGTTTACCAATTCCCACCACAATGGACGCACTGCAACACACAGCTACGCACACGCCACAGCCAACAGCTATGCCCATGCCGCCTCTGCTGGTACCACCTACGCGCATGCTGCACTG TCCTCAGTTCTGGGTTCTGGTTTTGGGTCCTTGAATGCACCTAAGCATTCGCCTGCCTCTGACATGAGGACACCAGATCAGCTCAATGGGCCTCGGCTTGGTCAGAGAGCCAGTCAGACGTTGGCTACCACCAGCAACAGTGCTGTTTCCAAAGATGCAGGGCCACCACCAATGCAGAACCCTGTTCCTGCCTGCTCTCCCTCTGTTGAAGCCAAGGCTCAGAGAGTTGACAATGGCCCTGTTACTGCCCAACACT TGGAGATGAAGCTTCAGCCTGAGCCATCAGCGGTGCTCAGCCAGCTGGCCCAGAGGCAACAGTCCTCCATCCTTTCCACCACAGAGCCTCTGGGCATGTCTCAGTTGCATGCTCCACAGGTCCCCACACCGCCAG GTCATGAGTCCTCCATGGCTCCTGTAAGAGATGGAGCTTCTCCGGGAATGAAGCTGTCAGGCATGGAGCCTCCCATCACAGAACCCCCTCAGCGGCAGCTAAAGACACAGAGACGCAGAGTACCTCCTCCCACAAAG ATACCGTCGTCAGCAGTGGAGATGCCGGGCTCAGCAGATATATCTGGCCTCAATGTTCAGTTTGGAGCTCTTGACTTTGGGTCTGAGGCTGCTAGTGGATCGGTAGACATGGCGCAGGCGGAGTCGGTCAGGGAGCAAGCCCCGGCTCAGGCTTCAGCTCCTGCAGCCATGCCTGTCCCTACAGCTGTTCCcacacagcagccacagagcAGTCTGTTCTCCAAGCCAGGATCTATGAG TGAACACATGAGCAGCTTACCCCCTCTACCTTCAGCCGTATCGGATCCCAGCTTCCCTTCACCATCCCTGGGCTTGCCCAGTGCCACACCTTCTCCCTCCCTTGGTCTTCCCAGTGCAGCCACTCCACCCTCTTCTACAGCCCCTACAGCAGCCAGTCGTGTGGATAACAGTGGCCCAAGGTCCCTGCCACCTCACCTGGGCTTCTCTCAGAGCAAAGATGTCccctcagctgctgctctcaCG AATGGCTACAGTGGCATGAAGACGCAGAGTACACAGGACA ctaCGTCATCTACGTCAAGAACTGTCAAAACAGACTCCCCCATCATGACGAGTGACAGTGGCCCCAGCCACCACATCCCCTCCCCTGCAGTTACACCTTCCCATTCAACACCCATCCCCTCGCTCAGCAG TCACGTGACCAATACTCACTCATCTGGATCAGCCCTCACCACAAGCTCCTCGTTAACT ATAAGTAATGAGGAGAGCAGCGGTAGTGGCAACCTCCACGCCTTTTCAACATCGTCAAGCAGCCAAGCTGTCAATCCCAGTCCTTCAGTTCCCCAGGCTGTCAGCAGCTCAACCACCAATGGCCTGCACCCATCTGGAGCACCAGGACTAACCCCTAatggcacaaacacaacactctCAGCTGCAGGCGGCCGCCCAGCTCCCCTGCTCACCAACACTTCCG GTAAAGCTCCTCCCAACTTGGCCCAAGGAGTGCCGCCTCTCCTGGCCAACCAGTACATCATGGGCCCTGGTGGCTTGCTCCCTGCTTATCCG CAGATCTATGGGTACGAGGACTTGCAAATGCTGCAGTCTCGCCTTCCTATG GACTATTATGGTGTAACATTCCCTGGTACTACGGCTACTATGCCCGGAAGAGATGGCCTAGCCAATAATCCATACTCTG GTGAGGCGACAAAGTTTGGCAGGAATGACTCTTCATCTCCAGCTCCCCCAACCAGCCTGTCTACAGCCGGGGTTCAGTCGCAGCCCCAGCAGGCTCCACAGGCAGGAACACAGGGGCAGGGCCAGGGACAGAGCCAGGGTCAGCAAACACAGAACCAGGCCTTCCTCAACCCACCTCTGCCCCCTGGCTACGGATACACTG GTCTGCCGTACTACGCTGGTGTGCCAGGGGTTCCTTCAGCCTTCCAGTACGGACCCACCGTCTTTGTGCCTCCTGCTTCGGCCAAACAACCTGCAATGGGCCTGGCAAACCCTTCCAATCAGTACCACCAACAGCATCAGCCCAGTTACGGACAGCATGCGTATGGCACAG cctTTGATGACCTGTCTCAAGCCCACGGGGAGTACAATAAGGGAGGGTACGGAGGCTCGGCCCAGTCACAGGCCAAGTCAGCGGGCAGCGGCCCAGGGaaag CACCAGGACTGTCAGGGTCAGGTACCAGTGGAGGAGTACCTGACATGGGAGGTTCAATCTACAGCAAAACTCAG TCGTTTGACAAGCAGGGCTTCCACACGGGGACACCACCTCCCTTCAGCCTGCCTTCAGCACTGGGTGGAACAGGGCCCCTGAACCCCGGGGGTGCTCCTGGTTACGCCCCTGCTCCCTTCCTGCACATCCTGCCACCGCACCAACAGCCCCACTCCCAACTGCTGCACCATCACCTCACACAGGACGGACAG GGTGGTCCTGGTCAGCGCAGTCAGTCCAGCAGCATGCAGCAGAAGACCCAAGGCAGCAAGTCCAGCTACGGCAGCTCCCCCTACTGGGCCAACTGA
- the LOC104920353 gene encoding ubiquitin-associated protein 2 isoform X1, with protein sequence MMTSVVSNQARGTRDRTLPTTTQTTQPQKQIQATAEQIRLAQMIYDKNDADFEDKVKQLIEVTGKTQDECMVALHDCNEDVNRAINFLLESTSDTNSWETVGKKRSLGKEGGPSEIKESREKRGGERETSRGRGGSNRRGRGISRGREGRIEENGFEVAPGERGGDRGRRGRGRGAGGRGRGRAAAGNRFSSQGMGTFNPADYTANSGARQETWEGDGNEPAEGTGTWGGNLEDWTSEDWNEDLSETKVFTASSAPANHVTPGHNVDLTGLLPKAGVGVPGSVDSDLGAIVDGPSAEDLGQSLVFTNSHHNGRTATHSYAHATANSYAHAASAGTTYAHAALSSVLGSGFGSLNAPKHSPASDMRTPDQLNGPRLGQRASQTLATTSNSAVSKDAGPPPMQNPVPACSPSVEAKAQRVDNGPVTAQHLEMKLQPEPSAVLSQLAQRQQSSILSTTEPLGMSQLHAPQVPTPPGHESSMAPVRDGASPGMKLSGMEPPITEPPQRQLKTQRRRVPPPTKIPSSAVEMPGSADISGLNVQFGALDFGSEAASGSVDMAQAESVREQAPAQASAPAAMPVPTAVPTQQPQSSLFSKPGSMSEHMSSLPPLPSAVSDPSFPSPSLGLPSATPSPSLGLPSAATPPSSTAPTAASRVDNSGPRSLPPHLGFSQSKDVPSAAALTNGYSGMKTQSTQDTTSSTSRTVKTDSPIMTSDSGPSHHIPSPAVTPSHSTPIPSLSSHVTNTHSSGSALTTSSSLTISNEESSGSGNLHAFSTSSSSQAVNPSPSVPQAVSSSTTNGLHPSGAPGLTPNGTNTTLSAAGGRPAPLLTNTSGKAPPNLAQGVPPLLANQYIMGPGGLLPAYPQIYGYEDLQMLQSRLPMDYYGVTFPGTTATMPGRDGLANNPYSGEATKFGRNDSSSPAPPTSLSTAGVQSQPQQAPQAGTQGQGQGQSQGQQTQNQAFLNPPLPPGYGYTGLPYYAGVPGVPSAFQYGPTVFVPPASAKQPAMGLANPSNQYHQQHQPSYGQHAYGTAFDDLSQAHGEYNKGGYGGSAQSQAKSAGSGPGKDDSTVKSVLEKAPGLSGSGTSGGVPDMGGSIYSKTQSFDKQGFHTGTPPPFSLPSALGGTGPLNPGGAPGYAPAPFLHILPPHQQPHSQLLHHHLTQDGQGGPGQRSQSSSMQQKTQGSKSSYGSSPYWAN encoded by the exons atgatgaCTTCAGTGGTCAGCAATCAAGCCCGGGGGACTCGGGACAGAACGCTGCCCAccaccacacaaacaacacagccaCAGAAACAGATACAG GCCACAGCAGAACAGATTCGTTTAGCCCAAATGATCTACGACAAAAATGATGCTGACTTTgaagacaaagtcaaacag CTGATTGAGGTAACTGGCAAGACTCAAGATGAGTGCATGGTAGCCCTGCATGACTGCAACGAAGATGTAAACAGAGCCATCAATTTCCTGCTGGAGAGCACCTCTGACACA AACTCCTGGGAGACTGTGGGGAAGAAGCGGAGCCTTGGCAAAGAAGGGGGACCCTCAGAGataaaagagagcagagagaagagaggaggagagagggagaccaGTCGTGGACGCGGGGGCTCCAACAGGAGGGGCAGAGGCATCAGCCGAGGGCGTGAAG GTCGGATAGAGGAGAATGGGTTTGAGGTGGCtcctggagagagagggggagaccGTGGACGTAGGGGGCGAGGCAGAG GGGCAGGGGGTCGCGGTAGAGGAAGAGCAGCTGCTGGTAACAGGTTCTCCTCCCAGGGAATGGG caCCTTCAATCCTGCTGACTACACGGCTAATTCTGGAGCCCGCCAGGAGACCTGGGAAGGGGATGGCAACGAACCTGCTGAGGGAACTG gAACATGGGGAGGCAATCTGGAAGACTGGACTTCAGAAGACTGGAATGAGGAT TTGTCTGAGACCAAAGTATTCACTGCCTCTTCTGCTCCAGCAAACCACGTTACACCTGGACACAA TGTGGACTTGACTGGCTTACTGCCTAAGGCTGGAGTGGGTGTACCGGGTTCTGTGGACTCTGACTTGGGGGCGATAGTTGATGGCCCCTCAGCTGAGGATTTAGGCCAAAGCCTGGTGTTTACCAATTCCCACCACAATGGACGCACTGCAACACACAGCTACGCACACGCCACAGCCAACAGCTATGCCCATGCCGCCTCTGCTGGTACCACCTACGCGCATGCTGCACTG TCCTCAGTTCTGGGTTCTGGTTTTGGGTCCTTGAATGCACCTAAGCATTCGCCTGCCTCTGACATGAGGACACCAGATCAGCTCAATGGGCCTCGGCTTGGTCAGAGAGCCAGTCAGACGTTGGCTACCACCAGCAACAGTGCTGTTTCCAAAGATGCAGGGCCACCACCAATGCAGAACCCTGTTCCTGCCTGCTCTCCCTCTGTTGAAGCCAAGGCTCAGAGAGTTGACAATGGCCCTGTTACTGCCCAACACT TGGAGATGAAGCTTCAGCCTGAGCCATCAGCGGTGCTCAGCCAGCTGGCCCAGAGGCAACAGTCCTCCATCCTTTCCACCACAGAGCCTCTGGGCATGTCTCAGTTGCATGCTCCACAGGTCCCCACACCGCCAG GTCATGAGTCCTCCATGGCTCCTGTAAGAGATGGAGCTTCTCCGGGAATGAAGCTGTCAGGCATGGAGCCTCCCATCACAGAACCCCCTCAGCGGCAGCTAAAGACACAGAGACGCAGAGTACCTCCTCCCACAAAG ATACCGTCGTCAGCAGTGGAGATGCCGGGCTCAGCAGATATATCTGGCCTCAATGTTCAGTTTGGAGCTCTTGACTTTGGGTCTGAGGCTGCTAGTGGATCGGTAGACATGGCGCAGGCGGAGTCGGTCAGGGAGCAAGCCCCGGCTCAGGCTTCAGCTCCTGCAGCCATGCCTGTCCCTACAGCTGTTCCcacacagcagccacagagcAGTCTGTTCTCCAAGCCAGGATCTATGAG TGAACACATGAGCAGCTTACCCCCTCTACCTTCAGCCGTATCGGATCCCAGCTTCCCTTCACCATCCCTGGGCTTGCCCAGTGCCACACCTTCTCCCTCCCTTGGTCTTCCCAGTGCAGCCACTCCACCCTCTTCTACAGCCCCTACAGCAGCCAGTCGTGTGGATAACAGTGGCCCAAGGTCCCTGCCACCTCACCTGGGCTTCTCTCAGAGCAAAGATGTCccctcagctgctgctctcaCG AATGGCTACAGTGGCATGAAGACGCAGAGTACACAGGACA ctaCGTCATCTACGTCAAGAACTGTCAAAACAGACTCCCCCATCATGACGAGTGACAGTGGCCCCAGCCACCACATCCCCTCCCCTGCAGTTACACCTTCCCATTCAACACCCATCCCCTCGCTCAGCAG TCACGTGACCAATACTCACTCATCTGGATCAGCCCTCACCACAAGCTCCTCGTTAACT ATAAGTAATGAGGAGAGCAGCGGTAGTGGCAACCTCCACGCCTTTTCAACATCGTCAAGCAGCCAAGCTGTCAATCCCAGTCCTTCAGTTCCCCAGGCTGTCAGCAGCTCAACCACCAATGGCCTGCACCCATCTGGAGCACCAGGACTAACCCCTAatggcacaaacacaacactctCAGCTGCAGGCGGCCGCCCAGCTCCCCTGCTCACCAACACTTCCG GTAAAGCTCCTCCCAACTTGGCCCAAGGAGTGCCGCCTCTCCTGGCCAACCAGTACATCATGGGCCCTGGTGGCTTGCTCCCTGCTTATCCG CAGATCTATGGGTACGAGGACTTGCAAATGCTGCAGTCTCGCCTTCCTATG GACTATTATGGTGTAACATTCCCTGGTACTACGGCTACTATGCCCGGAAGAGATGGCCTAGCCAATAATCCATACTCTG GTGAGGCGACAAAGTTTGGCAGGAATGACTCTTCATCTCCAGCTCCCCCAACCAGCCTGTCTACAGCCGGGGTTCAGTCGCAGCCCCAGCAGGCTCCACAGGCAGGAACACAGGGGCAGGGCCAGGGACAGAGCCAGGGTCAGCAAACACAGAACCAGGCCTTCCTCAACCCACCTCTGCCCCCTGGCTACGGATACACTG GTCTGCCGTACTACGCTGGTGTGCCAGGGGTTCCTTCAGCCTTCCAGTACGGACCCACCGTCTTTGTGCCTCCTGCTTCGGCCAAACAACCTGCAATGGGCCTGGCAAACCCTTCCAATCAGTACCACCAACAGCATCAGCCCAGTTACGGACAGCATGCGTATGGCACAG cctTTGATGACCTGTCTCAAGCCCACGGGGAGTACAATAAGGGAGGGTACGGAGGCTCGGCCCAGTCACAGGCCAAGTCAGCGGGCAGCGGCCCAGGGaaag ATGATTCTACAGTCAAGAGTGTTCTGGAGAAAG CACCAGGACTGTCAGGGTCAGGTACCAGTGGAGGAGTACCTGACATGGGAGGTTCAATCTACAGCAAAACTCAG TCGTTTGACAAGCAGGGCTTCCACACGGGGACACCACCTCCCTTCAGCCTGCCTTCAGCACTGGGTGGAACAGGGCCCCTGAACCCCGGGGGTGCTCCTGGTTACGCCCCTGCTCCCTTCCTGCACATCCTGCCACCGCACCAACAGCCCCACTCCCAACTGCTGCACCATCACCTCACACAGGACGGACAG GGTGGTCCTGGTCAGCGCAGTCAGTCCAGCAGCATGCAGCAGAAGACCCAAGGCAGCAAGTCCAGCTACGGCAGCTCCCCCTACTGGGCCAACTGA
- the LOC104920353 gene encoding ubiquitin-associated protein 2 isoform X3: protein MMTSVVSNQARGTRDRTLPTTTQTTQPQKQIQATAEQIRLAQMIYDKNDADFEDKVKQLIEVTGKTQDECMVALHDCNEDVNRAINFLLESTSDTNSWETVGKKRSLGKEGGPSEIKESREKRGGERETSRGRGGSNRRGRGISRGREGRIEENGFEVAPGERGGDRGRRGRGRGAGGRGRGRAAAGNRFSSQGMGTFNPADYTANSGARQETWEGDGNEPAEGTGTWGGNLEDWTSEDWNEDLSETKVFTASSAPANHVTPGHNVDLTGLLPKAGVGVPGSVDSDLGAIVDGPSAEDLGQSLVFTNSHHNGRTATHSYAHATANSYAHAASAGTTYAHAALSSVLGSGFGSLNAPKHSPASDMRTPDQLNGPRLGQRASQTLATTSNSAVSKDAGPPPMQNPVPACSPSVEAKAQRVDNGPVTAQHLEMKLQPEPSAVLSQLAQRQQSSILSTTEPLGMSQLHAPQVPTPPGHESSMAPVRDGASPGMKLSGMEPPITEPPQRQLKTQRRRVPPPTKIPSSAVEMPGSADISGLNVQFGALDFGSEAASGSVDMAQAESVREQAPAQASAPAAMPVPTAVPTQQPQSSLFSKPGSMSEHMSSLPPLPSAVSDPSFPSPSLGLPSATPSPSLGLPSAATPPSSTAPTAASRVDNSGPRSLPPHLGFSQSKDVPSAAALTNGYSGMKTQSTQDTTSSTSRTVKTDSPIMTSDSGPSHHIPSPAVTPSHSTPIPSLSSHVTNTHSSGSALTTSSSLTISNEESSGSGNLHAFSTSSSSQAVNPSPSVPQAVSSSTTNGLHPSGAPGLTPNGTNTTLSAAGGRPAPLLTNTSGKAPPNLAQGVPPLLANQYIMGPGGLLPAYPQIYGYEDLQMLQSRLPMDYYGVTFPGTTATMPGRDGLANNPYSGEATKFGRNDSSSPAPPTSLSTAGVQSQPQQAPQAGTQGQGQGQSQGQQTQNQAFLNPPLPPGYGYTGLPYYAGVPGVPSAFQYGPTVFVPPASAKQPAMGLANPSNQYHQQHQPSYGQHAYGTAPGLSGSGTSGGVPDMGGSIYSKTQSFDKQGFHTGTPPPFSLPSALGGTGPLNPGGAPGYAPAPFLHILPPHQQPHSQLLHHHLTQDGQGGPGQRSQSSSMQQKTQGSKSSYGSSPYWAN from the exons atgatgaCTTCAGTGGTCAGCAATCAAGCCCGGGGGACTCGGGACAGAACGCTGCCCAccaccacacaaacaacacagccaCAGAAACAGATACAG GCCACAGCAGAACAGATTCGTTTAGCCCAAATGATCTACGACAAAAATGATGCTGACTTTgaagacaaagtcaaacag CTGATTGAGGTAACTGGCAAGACTCAAGATGAGTGCATGGTAGCCCTGCATGACTGCAACGAAGATGTAAACAGAGCCATCAATTTCCTGCTGGAGAGCACCTCTGACACA AACTCCTGGGAGACTGTGGGGAAGAAGCGGAGCCTTGGCAAAGAAGGGGGACCCTCAGAGataaaagagagcagagagaagagaggaggagagagggagaccaGTCGTGGACGCGGGGGCTCCAACAGGAGGGGCAGAGGCATCAGCCGAGGGCGTGAAG GTCGGATAGAGGAGAATGGGTTTGAGGTGGCtcctggagagagagggggagaccGTGGACGTAGGGGGCGAGGCAGAG GGGCAGGGGGTCGCGGTAGAGGAAGAGCAGCTGCTGGTAACAGGTTCTCCTCCCAGGGAATGGG caCCTTCAATCCTGCTGACTACACGGCTAATTCTGGAGCCCGCCAGGAGACCTGGGAAGGGGATGGCAACGAACCTGCTGAGGGAACTG gAACATGGGGAGGCAATCTGGAAGACTGGACTTCAGAAGACTGGAATGAGGAT TTGTCTGAGACCAAAGTATTCACTGCCTCTTCTGCTCCAGCAAACCACGTTACACCTGGACACAA TGTGGACTTGACTGGCTTACTGCCTAAGGCTGGAGTGGGTGTACCGGGTTCTGTGGACTCTGACTTGGGGGCGATAGTTGATGGCCCCTCAGCTGAGGATTTAGGCCAAAGCCTGGTGTTTACCAATTCCCACCACAATGGACGCACTGCAACACACAGCTACGCACACGCCACAGCCAACAGCTATGCCCATGCCGCCTCTGCTGGTACCACCTACGCGCATGCTGCACTG TCCTCAGTTCTGGGTTCTGGTTTTGGGTCCTTGAATGCACCTAAGCATTCGCCTGCCTCTGACATGAGGACACCAGATCAGCTCAATGGGCCTCGGCTTGGTCAGAGAGCCAGTCAGACGTTGGCTACCACCAGCAACAGTGCTGTTTCCAAAGATGCAGGGCCACCACCAATGCAGAACCCTGTTCCTGCCTGCTCTCCCTCTGTTGAAGCCAAGGCTCAGAGAGTTGACAATGGCCCTGTTACTGCCCAACACT TGGAGATGAAGCTTCAGCCTGAGCCATCAGCGGTGCTCAGCCAGCTGGCCCAGAGGCAACAGTCCTCCATCCTTTCCACCACAGAGCCTCTGGGCATGTCTCAGTTGCATGCTCCACAGGTCCCCACACCGCCAG GTCATGAGTCCTCCATGGCTCCTGTAAGAGATGGAGCTTCTCCGGGAATGAAGCTGTCAGGCATGGAGCCTCCCATCACAGAACCCCCTCAGCGGCAGCTAAAGACACAGAGACGCAGAGTACCTCCTCCCACAAAG ATACCGTCGTCAGCAGTGGAGATGCCGGGCTCAGCAGATATATCTGGCCTCAATGTTCAGTTTGGAGCTCTTGACTTTGGGTCTGAGGCTGCTAGTGGATCGGTAGACATGGCGCAGGCGGAGTCGGTCAGGGAGCAAGCCCCGGCTCAGGCTTCAGCTCCTGCAGCCATGCCTGTCCCTACAGCTGTTCCcacacagcagccacagagcAGTCTGTTCTCCAAGCCAGGATCTATGAG TGAACACATGAGCAGCTTACCCCCTCTACCTTCAGCCGTATCGGATCCCAGCTTCCCTTCACCATCCCTGGGCTTGCCCAGTGCCACACCTTCTCCCTCCCTTGGTCTTCCCAGTGCAGCCACTCCACCCTCTTCTACAGCCCCTACAGCAGCCAGTCGTGTGGATAACAGTGGCCCAAGGTCCCTGCCACCTCACCTGGGCTTCTCTCAGAGCAAAGATGTCccctcagctgctgctctcaCG AATGGCTACAGTGGCATGAAGACGCAGAGTACACAGGACA ctaCGTCATCTACGTCAAGAACTGTCAAAACAGACTCCCCCATCATGACGAGTGACAGTGGCCCCAGCCACCACATCCCCTCCCCTGCAGTTACACCTTCCCATTCAACACCCATCCCCTCGCTCAGCAG TCACGTGACCAATACTCACTCATCTGGATCAGCCCTCACCACAAGCTCCTCGTTAACT ATAAGTAATGAGGAGAGCAGCGGTAGTGGCAACCTCCACGCCTTTTCAACATCGTCAAGCAGCCAAGCTGTCAATCCCAGTCCTTCAGTTCCCCAGGCTGTCAGCAGCTCAACCACCAATGGCCTGCACCCATCTGGAGCACCAGGACTAACCCCTAatggcacaaacacaacactctCAGCTGCAGGCGGCCGCCCAGCTCCCCTGCTCACCAACACTTCCG GTAAAGCTCCTCCCAACTTGGCCCAAGGAGTGCCGCCTCTCCTGGCCAACCAGTACATCATGGGCCCTGGTGGCTTGCTCCCTGCTTATCCG CAGATCTATGGGTACGAGGACTTGCAAATGCTGCAGTCTCGCCTTCCTATG GACTATTATGGTGTAACATTCCCTGGTACTACGGCTACTATGCCCGGAAGAGATGGCCTAGCCAATAATCCATACTCTG GTGAGGCGACAAAGTTTGGCAGGAATGACTCTTCATCTCCAGCTCCCCCAACCAGCCTGTCTACAGCCGGGGTTCAGTCGCAGCCCCAGCAGGCTCCACAGGCAGGAACACAGGGGCAGGGCCAGGGACAGAGCCAGGGTCAGCAAACACAGAACCAGGCCTTCCTCAACCCACCTCTGCCCCCTGGCTACGGATACACTG GTCTGCCGTACTACGCTGGTGTGCCAGGGGTTCCTTCAGCCTTCCAGTACGGACCCACCGTCTTTGTGCCTCCTGCTTCGGCCAAACAACCTGCAATGGGCCTGGCAAACCCTTCCAATCAGTACCACCAACAGCATCAGCCCAGTTACGGACAGCATGCGTATGGCACAG CACCAGGACTGTCAGGGTCAGGTACCAGTGGAGGAGTACCTGACATGGGAGGTTCAATCTACAGCAAAACTCAG TCGTTTGACAAGCAGGGCTTCCACACGGGGACACCACCTCCCTTCAGCCTGCCTTCAGCACTGGGTGGAACAGGGCCCCTGAACCCCGGGGGTGCTCCTGGTTACGCCCCTGCTCCCTTCCTGCACATCCTGCCACCGCACCAACAGCCCCACTCCCAACTGCTGCACCATCACCTCACACAGGACGGACAG GGTGGTCCTGGTCAGCGCAGTCAGTCCAGCAGCATGCAGCAGAAGACCCAAGGCAGCAAGTCCAGCTACGGCAGCTCCCCCTACTGGGCCAACTGA